One region of Armatimonadota bacterium genomic DNA includes:
- a CDS encoding secondary thiamine-phosphate synthase enzyme YjbQ → MTAHTKYLWFTTNKKRELINITGQCQEALEESGIHEGMMLVSAMHITAGVWVNDNEPGIWQDAMDMLEKLAPEGPDYRHHRTGESNGHAHLKNLLMHHQVIIPITDGRLDLGPWQTIFYAEFDGQRRKRVIVKVMGE, encoded by the coding sequence ATGACAGCACACACGAAATATCTATGGTTCACTACAAATAAAAAGCGCGAACTGATAAATATAACCGGGCAATGTCAGGAGGCGCTGGAAGAGAGCGGCATTCACGAAGGTATGATGCTCGTTTCGGCTATGCATATCACAGCCGGAGTTTGGGTCAACGATAATGAACCCGGCATTTGGCAGGACGCTATGGACATGCTGGAAAAGCTTGCACCCGAAGGTCCCGATTATCGTCACCACCGCACGGGCGAAAGCAACGGCCATGCCCACCTCAAAAACCTGCTGATGCACCACCAGGTAATAATCCCTATAACAGACGGCAGGCTCGATCTGGGCCCATGGCAGACGATATTCTATGCCGAGTTCGACGGCCAGCGCCGTAAACGAGTGATTGTCAAGGTTATGGGAGAATAG